The nucleotide window TTGCTAAGCTCAGCTTACAGGCGCCGCTCGCCACATTAGCCGTAAGCCGACGGTCAAATAAATCACAACGGAACTATGCGCATTGAAGACACGGAGATGTGGTCAAGGGCGGGGACCATGAGACTCGGCTGAGATTCCGTTCTGCCATCAGGGCCGTTGGTTGGTTTTGAGGACGAGTCGGATTGTCGGGGCCCCCTGTTGACTTTGTTGTCGTGGTCGAAACGGAGAGTACTGCCGACGAACTACAAATACGCAGCTCTTCTCGGAGCGACTGTCCGGAGCAACCTGACGAGAGGATTGCAATAATTATAGTTGAGCTGGCTCGGCGCATGTTCTTCAGGGATCCATCTGGTACTGTACGACTCGCGAGTGTGTACGGGTACAAGTGTATGTACCTTACCAATGGCCAAAAAGAGGGTGCCCCTGAAAGCAGCGATTGCTCCGTCCATCAGTGTTGTGGCAGGCGTGCTTCCGTTCTGTAGCCCCCGTGTTTCCTGTTCAGTCAGGCTGGGcgccatgcaccaccactCCTTTACTTGCCGAAGGTTGGAAGGGGCAATTGTTTGACGTTTGACGAGACACGGTGTTGACTCTCTCTGccaggaagagaaggaacGAACGAGCGATGTGCCAGGAAGTAGCGTCACCCATCCATAAAACAGTGAGCACTCCAAAGGCGAAGTCATCCACATTGTTTGAAGAGGGGAAGTGAGGCAGAACTCAGGAGGCAGCGCCATAATGGAGCTTGAGGGCTAGGGATGATGAGATTGGACTCGTAAGTTTCCTCGGCTCTGGAACGCGACTTTGCACATGGAGGtagctacctacctgccGACCTGCCCACCTTGGTTTGATCtacttaggtaggtactgAATGAACCGCAAAGGTACCTCAGTGCCCACACGCCCATGTCATATTCCACAACGCACCGTGCCACCGCCGTCTGTGGAAGTAACCCGAACCAGTGAAACCGCTGGGCCGGTGGACGCCTCCACACTGTCAGGCCGTCGCTGGCTGGAACCAATCGCTCTCCGCTTTCTGGAGGCGTCCCCCTTGCCCCAACTAGTTCTCCCTTCGGTTCCTCGCTGAAGGGGGGTCAAGGATTCGACATTACTGAGTGCGTTGTGcacgtgctgctgctgcaggtaAGCAGGCCTTCCAATCCAGTCATGACTCCTCCACCTCCGGCGGAGGAAGAGTGCTACCTTCCAGGTTGATGCAGTACAGCATCAAACAAAGTATGTATCCCTTCCCTTACTCGGCCCTGCGCCCCTTTGCCCCCCTgtccccgtcccccgtcccACACCTTTGCCCTCAAGCCTGGGGTCCTTCTGCCTGAGGCAACACCTCTGGTCCGTCCCTTGGTGCCCAGAACCCCCTTGGAAACTTGGAAGGGGGAGGGCCAGCTGTTCTCAAGTTACAAAAGAGGCCACATTGCCTACTTTTTGTCCACATTCTTGTTACCACATTGCACTACAGCACAACTCCATCGAACACTCTGTCCTTTCCATTACATCCAAGCACCTCTCTACGCTGGTGCCTTGCTTAGGTGACTCACCAAATCCAGTCTGACTCATTCATCGAGTCGACACAGCCCCATCATGCCTTCTACTTAGCACAGCGGCTTTGGCTATAtaccttttttcccttttctgAGGAGTTAGGACGGCACCTCGATACTGCACAACCCACATCCATCACTTTCCGAAATCCCCGGATCTTCCACCCCACTCTCCCGGCAGCGCGACTGCATCACCCAAGTCCTCCAACCAACTAGTTCCACTCGAGGCGAAAGTCAAGTAGGAAAATTCGCCATCATGGACACAAAACCTGCAATGGCCTCATGGGAAGAAACATCACCAATGATCAAGTTCGAGGACTCGCCAGCCGAGTCCTTTGTCTCCACACCAGGCGAACTGTACCCTTCACTATTTGGTGACGCGAACTCGGTTACCGACAACACTGTTGACCCATCAGACATGTTGACTCCGCCCGCATTCAACGACGAAGCCGCCATTTCGGCGTCTGTTGCCACAACTCCCGCTCCTTCCGGAGCTGAATCCGTCTCGGACAAGAAACAGAcaaagaagaggaagtcATGGGGCCAGGTTCTCCCCGAGCCAAAGACGAACCTTCCTCCTAGGTAAGCTAGATGTGGTAGCTTCGTGGACCACCATGCCTCATTTACTAATATGGTGACTAGGAAACGCGCCAAGACAGAAGACGAGAAAGAACAGCGGCGCGTTGAGCGAGTACTCCGCAATCGTCGTGCCGCCCAGTCCTCTCGTGAACGCAAGCGTCTGGAGGTCGAGGCTCTCGAGCGACGCAACAAGGAGCTTGAGTCGGCCCTACAAAACGTCACCAAAGCTAATCAGCTCTTGGTGGAAGAACTGAACAAGTTCCGTCGTGATTCGGGCATGTTGACTCGTTCTTCATCCCCTCTCGACCCACTTCACACCAACTCAGTTACCCTATCCCAAGAGCTTTTCAGCTCCCAGGACGGTCACTGCCCTTCCATGGATGAGACCAAGTCCCTTGTCGACGACTTGATGACTTCATCTCAGTCCAACGCCACTGTCAATCCTGCGTCGCTATCCCCTGAGCTCTCACCCATTTCCGAGAACAACGAGGTGAACGGCGAGGAGCAGCAAACGGCCGAGACCTCTATTGCGA belongs to Colletotrichum higginsianum IMI 349063 chromosome 5, whole genome shotgun sequence and includes:
- a CDS encoding Transcriptional activator hac1, yielding MDTKPAMASWEETSPMIKFEDSPAESFVSTPGELYPSLFGDANSVTDNTVDPSDMLTPPAFNDEAAISASVATTPAPSGAESVSDKKQTKKRKSWGQVLPEPKTNLPPRKRAKTEDEKEQRRVERVLRNRRAAQSSRERKRLEVEALERRNKELESALQNVTKANQLLVEELNKFRRDSGMLTRSSSPLDPLHTNSVTLSQELFSSQDGHCPSMDETKSLVDDLMTSSQSNATVNPASLSPELSPISENNEVNGEEQQTAETSIAKSTSDLTQRPAAMLCDLQCHLSEELPQSWLASQTPLHPTLAFYLQLQTLLVTSAVILSVCQRPLTQIAMSLKAGFSLPPTPSIMNTIIWLVTLPPSSRTRSTSMNSSTTRSTAQPSQRTRNPATMLPTLRLKSLQRILTCSPTLARPLMDATMEALRLVSEGCDDRVGVLSAESPAQRDSNRQPRTWLIGASLPSKEVLLTLAWALKIEERKLIRKGLLQSHVTSSPKPADSTSTPNINYVLTLASKRKRGEADMNGPGKRFRLA